In the genome of Ignavibacteriota bacterium, one region contains:
- the queF gene encoding NADPH-dependent 7-cyano-7-deazaguanine reductase QueF has product MQNKRKILETFENEYHDRDYVIEHTAPEFTSVCPKTGQPDFATIILEYIPNKLCIELKSYKFYLNSFRNDGIYFESVTNRILDDLVSVCKPRYMKVRAEFNTRGGISSVIEVEYEKEGEISSLN; this is encoded by the coding sequence ATGCAGAATAAAAGAAAAATATTAGAAACATTTGAAAATGAGTATCATGACAGAGATTATGTAATAGAACATACGGCTCCGGAATTTACATCTGTTTGCCCCAAAACAGGTCAGCCTGATTTTGCTACAATTATACTCGAGTATATTCCCAATAAACTTTGTATTGAATTAAAATCTTATAAATTTTATCTCAATTCATTTAGAAACGACGGAATTTATTTTGAAAGCGTAACAAACAGAATTCTGGATGATTTAGTATCAGTTTGTAAACCAAGATATATGAAAGTTAGAGCCGAATTTAACACACGCGGAGGAATTTCTTCTGTTATTGAAGTAGAATATGAAAAAGAAGGCGAAATCAGCAGTCTAAATTAA
- the queC gene encoding 7-cyano-7-deazaguanine synthase QueC — MDKELAVVAVSGGLDSCVTTAIANQEYELALVHINYGQKTESRELQSFHKIADYYKVNKKLVFDFSHFQKIGGSSLTDKTMEISKANLNNKEVPTSYVPFRNANILSACVSWAEVIGAKSIFIGAVFEDSSGYPDCRPEFFKSFEQTANLGTKPETRIKIETPIIHLTKKEIIKLGLDLKAPLELTWSCYSNGEEACGICDSCALRLRGFQSLNIVDPIPYKEIPNYKEN, encoded by the coding sequence ATGGATAAAGAACTTGCCGTTGTAGCTGTAAGCGGCGGATTGGACAGTTGTGTAACTACCGCAATTGCAAATCAAGAATATGAATTGGCTTTGGTTCATATAAATTATGGACAAAAAACAGAATCAAGAGAGCTGCAGTCATTTCACAAAATTGCTGACTACTATAAGGTAAACAAAAAATTAGTTTTTGATTTTTCACATTTTCAAAAAATCGGCGGCTCATCGCTTACCGATAAAACAATGGAAATTTCAAAAGCAAATTTAAATAATAAAGAAGTACCGACATCATATGTCCCTTTTAGAAACGCAAATATTTTATCTGCATGTGTAAGCTGGGCAGAGGTAATTGGCGCAAAAAGTATTTTTATTGGTGCGGTGTTTGAGGATTCTTCGGGTTACCCGGATTGCAGACCTGAATTCTTTAAATCATTTGAACAAACCGCAAATTTGGGAACCAAACCGGAAACACGAATTAAAATTGAAACTCCGATAATTCATTTAACAAAAAAGGAAATTATAAAATTGGGATTGGATTTAAAAGCTCCGCTGGAATTGACATGGTCATGCTACAGTAACGGTGAGGAAGCCTGCGGCATTTGCGATAGCTGCGCATTACGCTTACGTGGTTTTCAAAGTTTAAATATTGTTGACCCAATCCCATATAAAGAAATTCCAAACTATAAAGAAAACTAA
- the ccoN gene encoding cytochrome-c oxidase, cbb3-type subunit I yields the protein MNVEKFNYDNQIVKMFLIATVVWGVVGLLAGLWIAILLYVPDLNFGISYTTFGRLRPLHTNAAIFAFVGNAIFTGVYYSLQRITKARMFSDILGRINFWGWQLIIVLAAVTLVSGITTSKEYAELEWPIDILIALVWVVFGVNMIGTLIKRREKHIYVAAWFYISTFVTVAVLHIGNSIELPVTFLKSYPVYAGIQDALVQWWYGHNAVAFFLTTPFLGLMYYFLPKAANRPIFSYKLSILHFWTLIFIYIWAGPHHLLYSAVPNWAQSLGTVFSIMLWMPSWGGMLNGLLTLRGAWDRVRDNPVLKFFVVGVTAYGMSTFEGPMLSLKNVNALAHFTDWIVAHVHVGTLGWNGFMTFGMLYWLVPKMWKTELYSKKLANAHFWIGTLGIVVWVIPMWWAGITQSLMWKEFTPLGLLKYPNFLETVLQIVPMYIIRSLGGALYITGLFIAVYNLVKTMKQGSFEPNEAAEAAPRGAMTEQLKYGMIHRYLESKAVLFTVLALLAIIVGGIIEIVPTYLIKSNIPTIASVKPYTPLELEGRDVYIKEACNSCHSQLVRPFRSEVERYGDYSKAGEFVYDHPFLWGSKRTGPDLHRVGGKYSNMWHYLHMENPRSMSPGSIMPRYPWLLENKLNDSHLEAKISAMRTLGVPYPEGFESQAKAELTQQAQKIADDLLDNGIVVEPDREIVALIAYLQRLGTDIKAEVAQK from the coding sequence ATGAATGTTGAAAAATTCAACTATGACAACCAGATAGTTAAGATGTTTTTGATAGCCACGGTTGTTTGGGGAGTTGTTGGACTTCTTGCGGGATTGTGGATTGCAATTCTGCTTTACGTCCCTGATCTAAATTTTGGAATATCATACACTACTTTCGGGCGTCTGCGACCTTTACACACGAATGCTGCTATTTTTGCATTTGTAGGTAATGCAATTTTTACCGGCGTTTATTATTCTTTACAACGTATTACAAAAGCAAGAATGTTTAGTGATATTCTGGGGAGAATTAATTTTTGGGGATGGCAATTAATAATTGTTCTTGCTGCAGTTACTTTGGTCAGCGGTATTACAACTTCTAAAGAATACGCAGAACTTGAATGGCCTATTGATATTTTAATTGCCTTGGTTTGGGTTGTTTTTGGCGTAAACATGATTGGAACTTTAATAAAAAGAAGAGAAAAACACATTTATGTTGCTGCTTGGTTTTATATTTCCACTTTTGTTACGGTTGCCGTTTTACACATTGGAAATTCAATTGAACTTCCTGTTACCTTCTTAAAAAGTTATCCTGTATATGCAGGAATTCAAGATGCGCTTGTTCAATGGTGGTATGGTCATAACGCGGTTGCATTTTTCTTAACCACTCCATTTTTAGGTTTAATGTATTATTTCTTACCCAAAGCTGCAAATAGACCTATTTTCTCTTACAAATTGTCCATTTTGCATTTTTGGACTTTAATTTTCATTTACATTTGGGCTGGACCTCATCATTTATTGTATTCGGCGGTTCCAAACTGGGCACAATCACTCGGAACTGTTTTTTCAATTATGTTATGGATGCCTTCTTGGGGCGGAATGTTAAACGGGCTTTTAACATTAAGAGGCGCGTGGGATAGAGTTAGAGATAATCCGGTACTTAAATTTTTTGTTGTCGGCGTTACAGCTTATGGAATGTCAACATTTGAAGGACCAATGCTTTCTCTTAAAAACGTAAATGCTTTAGCGCATTTTACAGATTGGATTGTTGCTCACGTTCATGTTGGTACTCTAGGCTGGAACGGTTTTATGACATTTGGAATGTTATATTGGCTCGTTCCAAAGATGTGGAAAACAGAATTATATTCTAAAAAATTAGCCAACGCACATTTTTGGATTGGTACTTTAGGAATTGTTGTTTGGGTTATTCCAATGTGGTGGGCAGGTATTACACAATCACTTATGTGGAAAGAATTTACTCCGCTTGGTTTATTGAAATATCCAAATTTCTTGGAAACAGTATTGCAAATTGTACCAATGTATATTATTAGATCGCTTGGCGGCGCTTTATATATTACCGGATTGTTTATTGCAGTTTATAATTTAGTAAAAACAATGAAACAAGGTTCATTTGAACCAAACGAAGCTGCAGAAGCCGCACCGCGCGGAGCAATGACTGAACAATTAAAATATGGTATGATTCACAGATATCTTGAATCAAAAGCAGTATTATTTACAGTACTTGCGTTATTAGCCATAATTGTTGGCGGAATTATTGAAATTGTTCCTACATATTTAATCAAATCAAACATACCAACAATTGCATCTGTTAAACCTTATACTCCGTTAGAATTAGAAGGAAGAGATGTTTACATTAAAGAAGCTTGCAACAGTTGTCATTCTCAATTGGTAAGACCTTTTAGATCTGAAGTTGAAAGATACGGCGATTATTCTAAAGCAGGTGAATTTGTTTATGATCATCCATTTTTATGGGGATCAAAAAGAACAGGTCCAGATCTGCATAGAGTCGGCGGAAAATATTCAAACATGTGGCATTATCTGCATATGGAAAATCCAAGATCTATGTCGCCCGGTTCTATTATGCCAAGGTACCCATGGTTGTTGGAGAATAAATTAAATGATTCACATCTGGAAGCAAAAATTTCTGCAATGCGAACATTAGGTGTTCCATATCCCGAAGGTTTTGAATCGCAAGCAAAAGCTGAATTAACACAGCAGGCTCAAAAAATTGCCGATGATCTGCTTGATAATGGAATTGTTGTTGAACCGGATAGAGAAATAGTGGCTTTAATCGCATATCTGCAGCGCTTAGGTACAGATATTAAAGCTGAAGTTGCTCAAAAATAA
- the ccoS gene encoding cbb3-type cytochrome oxidase assembly protein CcoS, which produces MNVIFVLIAFSSFVALIFLAAYIWSVKTGQYDDNYTPSVRVLFDNEVRKNDQEKTKDEIN; this is translated from the coding sequence ATGAATGTAATATTTGTTTTAATAGCCTTCAGTTCTTTTGTTGCTTTAATTTTTTTAGCGGCATATATCTGGTCGGTTAAAACCGGTCAATATGATGATAATTATACACCATCTGTAAGAGTTTTATTTGATAATGAGGTAAGAAAAAATGACCAAGAAAAGACTAAAGATGAAATAAATTGA
- a CDS encoding pyridoxamine 5'-phosphate oxidase family protein, whose translation MNIIMNYDQKSLLLSLMKSSKTASLGTCKENQPYVSLTPYSCKENFTEFYIHISKLAVHTKNITDNSKVSLMISQSEDTNTNPLSLARVTLTGNALEVGRADINYNSIKENYLKKYPTAELLFNLDDFHIYKIEIEHGRYIAGFANTFNLTKQSLESLEK comes from the coding sequence ATGAATATTATAATGAATTATGATCAAAAATCTTTATTATTAAGCTTGATGAAAAGTTCCAAAACTGCGTCATTGGGAACATGCAAGGAAAATCAGCCTTACGTTTCACTAACGCCTTATTCATGCAAAGAAAATTTTACGGAATTTTATATTCATATCAGTAAACTCGCAGTTCATACAAAAAATATTACTGATAACAGCAAAGTAAGTTTAATGATCAGTCAATCGGAAGATACGAATACAAACCCGCTTTCACTCGCTCGTGTTACACTTACCGGAAATGCCTTGGAAGTAGGTAGAGCCGATATAAACTATAACTCAATTAAAGAAAATTATTTGAAAAAATACCCTACTGCCGAATTGCTTTTCAATTTGGATGATTTTCACATTTACAAAATCGAAATAGAGCATGGACGATATATCGCGGGCTTTGCAAATACTTTTAATTTAACAAAACAAAGTTTGGAATCATTGGAAAAATGA
- a CDS encoding DEAD/DEAH box helicase, whose amino-acid sequence MKSFIELGVDSNIVKALEELGFQSPMPVQEEVIPHLIKNNPKDLVVLAQTGTGKTAAFGIPIIQNSKGKASKVQHLILSPTRELCLQIADDLKDYSLYSENVKIAAVFGGSSIEKQISAIKSGVHIVSATPGRLVDLINRNVVDLSKVKTVVLDEADEMLNMGFREELDAIINQTSKERNTLLFSATMPNEVFQLSKKYMSNAEEITIGRKNIGAENVSHKIYFVHSKDRYLALKRIVDFHPEVYGIIFCRTRNETQEIADKLIQDGYNADSLHGDLSQAQRDIVMNKFRIKHLKLLVATDVAARGLDVDDLTHVINYNLPDELEIYTHRSGRTGRAGKSGSSIVIANLKEKHKIGMIEKQLGKKFEVLEVPLGKEICQKQLFHLIDRMEKVTVDHTQIDEFLPQIIKKLEWLDREELIKKFVSVEFNRFVEYYKNLPDLNKPDKKFGEGRNSKSNNQMARFFINLGKKDKLKPTDIIGIIKDNSGNKEIEIGEIQIKETFSFFETESEFQDILVKNTSGRDYRGRKINLEIASQKKSDSANSGKRFRKDKNEKSERFERKSSEKFISGKSRKHSEKNDSKLKRKKRK is encoded by the coding sequence ATGAAGTCATTTATTGAGTTAGGTGTTGATAGTAATATTGTAAAAGCATTAGAAGAGTTAGGATTTCAGTCTCCTATGCCGGTGCAAGAAGAAGTAATACCGCATTTAATTAAAAATAACCCAAAAGATCTTGTTGTTCTTGCTCAAACCGGAACCGGTAAAACTGCCGCATTTGGCATCCCAATAATTCAAAATTCTAAAGGAAAAGCTAGCAAAGTACAACATTTAATTTTAAGTCCTACAAGAGAATTATGTCTGCAAATTGCCGATGATTTAAAGGACTATTCACTGTATTCTGAAAACGTAAAGATTGCCGCAGTGTTTGGCGGATCAAGTATTGAAAAACAAATTTCGGCAATTAAGAGCGGGGTTCATATTGTTTCTGCAACTCCGGGAAGACTTGTTGATTTAATTAACAGAAATGTTGTTGACTTATCTAAAGTGAAAACCGTTGTTTTAGATGAAGCAGATGAAATGTTAAATATGGGATTTAGAGAAGAGCTGGACGCTATAATTAACCAGACATCCAAAGAGCGGAATACATTACTTTTTTCAGCTACAATGCCAAATGAAGTTTTTCAGCTTTCTAAAAAATATATGTCCAATGCAGAAGAAATTACAATTGGCAGAAAAAATATTGGGGCGGAAAATGTAAGTCATAAAATTTATTTTGTTCATTCAAAGGACAGATATTTGGCGTTAAAACGAATTGTTGATTTTCATCCGGAAGTTTATGGAATTATTTTTTGCCGAACCAGAAATGAAACACAGGAAATTGCGGATAAATTAATTCAAGACGGATATAATGCCGATTCGCTCCACGGAGATTTGTCTCAAGCACAGCGCGATATTGTAATGAATAAATTTAGAATCAAACATTTAAAGCTGCTGGTGGCCACAGATGTTGCCGCGAGGGGTTTAGACGTTGATGATCTTACTCATGTAATAAATTATAATCTACCTGATGAATTGGAAATTTATACACATAGAAGCGGAAGAACAGGAAGAGCCGGTAAATCAGGCAGTTCTATAGTTATTGCTAATTTAAAAGAAAAGCACAAAATTGGCATGATCGAAAAACAGCTCGGTAAAAAATTCGAAGTTTTAGAAGTTCCTCTAGGCAAGGAAATCTGCCAAAAGCAGCTTTTCCACCTTATTGATAGAATGGAAAAAGTTACCGTTGATCATACGCAAATTGATGAATTCCTTCCTCAAATAATTAAAAAGTTAGAATGGCTTGACCGAGAAGAATTAATTAAAAAATTCGTTTCGGTAGAGTTTAACAGATTTGTTGAATATTATAAAAATTTACCGGATTTAAATAAACCGGATAAAAAATTTGGTGAAGGCAGAAACAGTAAATCCAATAACCAAATGGCAAGATTTTTTATTAACCTTGGTAAAAAAGATAAATTAAAACCAACTGATATTATTGGAATTATAAAAGATAACTCCGGCAACAAGGAAATTGAAATTGGCGAAATTCAAATCAAAGAAACGTTTTCGTTTTTTGAAACCGAATCTGAATTTCAAGATATTTTAGTTAAAAATACATCCGGAAGAGATTATAGAGGAAGAAAAATCAACTTAGAAATTGCTTCGCAAAAGAAAAGCGACAGCGCAAATTCCGGCAAAAGGTTCAGAAAAGACAAAAATGAAAAGAGTGAAAGGTTTGAAAGAAAATCTTCAGAAAAATTCATTTCGGGCAAGAGTAGAAAACATTCCGAAAAAAATGACTCAAAATTGAAAAGAAAAAAGCGGAAATAA
- the typA gene encoding translational GTPase TypA — protein MKKLRNIAIIAHVDHGKTTLVDQLLKQGNVFRKNQVVQAQFLDSNDLERERGITILAKNISIPYKDIKINLIDTPGHSDFGGEVERVLKMADGVLLLVDSFEGPMPQTRFVLEKALHLHLKPIVVINKIDRPDNRPSEVLDEIYDLFIDLDADENQLDFPIIYASGRDGWGVIDLNDERKDLVPLLETIVDKIPQPIFDNGHVQMQVTTLDYNDYVGRIGIGRVFRGVLRKGDPLSVIKRNGTIHKISIKQIFLFEGLERIEVEEVLAGDICAIVGIEDIDIGDTIADSENPEPLPIISIDEPTISMNFTVNTSPFYGKEGKYVTSRHLHERLQKELQQNVALQVHETGSPDTLKVSGRGILHLSILIENMRREGYELAIGPPKVIYKEIDGKKAEPIEILVIDVPSESVGKVIELVGQKRGELVKMEQKGSLTKLEFHIPSRGLMGLRNKVLTVTSGEGIMHHRFYQYEFFKGSIAHRQNGVLISMHEGQATAYAIDSLQDRGKFFIDPGDLIYQGQIVGEYNKDNDIEVHVQRGKKLTNMRASGSDKAAKIAPSIKFTLEEALEYIKDDELVEVTPKSIRMRKLYLDTNERKRFNLKKI, from the coding sequence TTGAAAAAGTTAAGAAATATTGCAATAATAGCGCATGTTGACCATGGAAAAACTACTTTGGTCGATCAATTATTAAAACAAGGAAATGTCTTTAGGAAAAATCAAGTCGTTCAAGCCCAATTTTTAGATTCAAACGATTTGGAACGTGAACGAGGAATTACAATTCTCGCAAAAAATATAAGTATACCTTATAAAGATATAAAAATCAATTTGATTGATACTCCCGGTCACTCTGATTTTGGCGGTGAAGTTGAACGTGTTTTAAAAATGGCGGATGGAGTATTGCTTCTTGTTGATTCTTTTGAAGGACCAATGCCTCAGACAAGGTTTGTATTGGAAAAAGCGTTGCATCTTCATTTAAAACCAATTGTTGTAATCAATAAGATAGATAGACCTGATAACAGACCTTCAGAAGTGCTTGATGAGATATATGATCTATTCATTGATTTAGATGCTGATGAAAATCAACTTGATTTTCCGATAATTTACGCAAGCGGAAGAGACGGATGGGGAGTAATAGATTTAAATGACGAACGCAAAGATTTAGTCCCGCTTCTTGAAACTATTGTAGATAAAATACCCCAGCCTATTTTTGATAATGGTCATGTTCAAATGCAAGTAACAACATTGGATTATAATGATTATGTAGGAAGGATTGGAATTGGCAGAGTTTTCAGGGGAGTATTAAGAAAAGGAGATCCCTTAAGCGTTATTAAAAGAAACGGAACAATTCATAAAATTTCCATTAAACAAATATTTCTGTTTGAAGGTTTGGAAAGAATTGAAGTTGAGGAAGTATTAGCTGGAGATATTTGTGCAATTGTAGGTATTGAAGATATTGACATTGGTGATACAATTGCTGATAGCGAAAATCCAGAACCGCTTCCAATTATTTCTATTGATGAGCCAACTATTAGTATGAACTTTACCGTAAATACATCTCCTTTTTATGGAAAAGAAGGAAAATATGTAACATCAAGGCATTTACATGAAAGGTTACAAAAAGAACTTCAGCAGAATGTTGCATTGCAAGTTCATGAAACCGGTTCGCCGGATACTTTGAAAGTATCCGGAAGAGGAATTCTCCATCTTTCAATTTTAATTGAAAATATGAGAAGAGAAGGTTACGAATTGGCTATTGGTCCTCCAAAAGTTATTTACAAAGAAATTGATGGCAAAAAAGCCGAACCTATTGAAATTTTAGTTATTGATGTTCCGAGCGAATCTGTTGGAAAAGTAATTGAACTGGTCGGACAAAAACGCGGCGAACTCGTAAAAATGGAGCAGAAAGGAAGTTTAACAAAACTTGAATTTCATATTCCATCAAGAGGTTTAATGGGATTAAGAAATAAAGTTTTAACCGTTACTTCCGGCGAAGGAATTATGCATCACAGATTTTATCAATATGAATTTTTTAAAGGATCAATTGCTCATAGGCAAAACGGAGTATTAATTTCAATGCATGAAGGACAAGCAACGGCTTATGCAATCGACTCTCTGCAGGACAGAGGAAAGTTTTTTATCGATCCGGGCGATTTAATTTATCAAGGGCAAATTGTTGGCGAATACAATAAAGATAACGATATAGAAGTTCATGTTCAGCGCGGAAAAAAATTGACCAACATGAGAGCATCTGGATCTGATAAAGCCGCAAAAATTGCTCCTTCAATTAAATTTACTTTGGAAGAAGCGCTTGAATATATTAAGGATGACGAATTAGTTGAAGTAACGCCAAAATCAATTAGGATGAGAAAATTATATCTTGATACAAACGAGAGAAAAAGATTTAATCTGAAGAAAATATAA
- a CDS encoding heavy metal translocating P-type ATPase metal-binding domain-containing protein → MKAVNQISISEKLICFHCGEECSDNEIKINEKVFCCNGCKTVYELLDANDLCTYYSIDENPGLTQKNDIKKNFDFLDDSDLKEKLIDFTDGKITSITFSIPQVHCSSCIWILENLYKMDSGIIHSEANFLKKIVSIKFDESKTSLKKIVILLDSIGYQPDLNLAEKEVEKSAIINKKLWYKIGVAGFAAGNIMLFSFPEYLSLNEITTDSVKPVFSYLNVLFALPVFFYSASDYFISAYKGLRKKIVNIDVPISIGIIVLFLRSLYEIFSRTGAGYLDSMTALVFFMIVGKMFQSKTYAALNFERNYKSYFPIAVTILKNKIETTKPVEKLEVKDRIIIKNGELIPADSVLINGNAFIDYSFVTGESNPVEKVNGDLIYAGGRQVGGAIEVEIIKEVSQSYLTQLWNNKTFQKEDDSRIDAFVNIVSKYFTIVILFIAASAAFYWLPINKSIAFNSLTAVLIIACPCALALSTPFTLGNSLRIFGRNKFYLKSTHVIEKLSKITSIVFDKTGTITETQNANVEFIGDNLSEFEIKLVKSLVHNSSHPLSKNIFRIFPNAELFKIFEYQEIPGQGISAIIDGIKVQIGSKVYVSETKEKVENNLSTKVFLAFDDMVRGFFKISNSYRENLKEVISALQNDYKLSLLSGDNDSERKLLTDYFNLETEMLFKQSPFDKLKCIEKMQENGEQVLMIGDGLNDAGALKKSNVGISIAENINNFSPACDGILDSQSFNKLDDFIKFSKTSKNIIIISFIISFFYNVIGLSFAVQGKLSPVVSAILMPLSSISVVAFATLTTNLMAKRRNLL, encoded by the coding sequence GTGAAGGCTGTAAATCAAATTAGTATTTCAGAAAAACTTATTTGTTTTCATTGCGGTGAAGAATGCAGTGATAATGAAATAAAAATAAACGAAAAAGTTTTTTGCTGCAACGGTTGTAAAACCGTTTACGAACTATTGGATGCAAACGACCTCTGCACTTATTATTCTATTGACGAAAACCCCGGTCTAACACAAAAAAATGATATAAAGAAAAACTTCGATTTTCTCGACGATTCTGATCTTAAAGAAAAACTTATAGATTTTACTGATGGAAAAATAACAAGTATAACTTTCAGTATTCCTCAGGTTCATTGCAGTTCATGTATTTGGATATTGGAAAATCTTTATAAAATGGATTCGGGAATTATTCATTCGGAGGCCAATTTCTTAAAGAAAATTGTCTCAATAAAATTTGATGAATCTAAAACAAGTCTTAAGAAAATAGTAATTCTGCTTGACTCCATTGGCTACCAACCGGATTTGAACCTTGCTGAAAAAGAAGTTGAAAAGTCGGCTATAATAAATAAAAAGTTGTGGTATAAAATTGGCGTTGCGGGTTTTGCCGCCGGTAATATAATGCTTTTTAGTTTTCCCGAATATCTTTCTTTAAACGAAATTACAACCGATAGCGTAAAACCGGTTTTTAGTTATTTAAATGTTTTATTTGCGCTTCCAGTATTTTTCTACAGCGCGAGCGATTATTTTATTTCCGCATATAAGGGTTTACGAAAAAAAATTGTAAATATTGATGTTCCTATTTCAATTGGAATTATAGTTCTTTTTTTAAGAAGCCTATACGAAATTTTTTCGAGAACCGGCGCCGGATATTTGGATTCAATGACAGCGCTAGTATTTTTTATGATTGTTGGAAAAATGTTTCAAAGCAAAACCTACGCCGCCTTAAATTTTGAAAGGAATTATAAATCCTACTTTCCTATTGCTGTAACAATATTGAAGAATAAAATTGAAACCACAAAACCGGTGGAAAAATTAGAAGTTAAAGACAGAATAATTATTAAAAACGGCGAGCTGATTCCCGCTGATTCTGTGTTGATTAATGGAAATGCGTTTATTGATTACAGCTTTGTTACCGGTGAATCAAATCCGGTAGAAAAGGTAAACGGAGATTTGATTTATGCTGGCGGAAGGCAAGTCGGCGGCGCGATTGAAGTTGAAATAATTAAAGAAGTCTCACAAAGCTATTTAACGCAGCTTTGGAATAACAAAACATTTCAAAAAGAAGACGACAGCAGAATTGACGCATTTGTTAATATTGTAAGTAAATATTTTACGATTGTTATACTTTTTATAGCAGCATCCGCAGCATTTTATTGGTTACCAATTAATAAATCAATAGCATTTAATTCATTGACTGCGGTTTTGATAATTGCTTGCCCATGCGCTTTGGCGCTTTCTACACCATTTACCTTGGGAAACAGTTTAAGAATTTTCGGAAGAAATAAATTTTATTTGAAAAGCACTCATGTTATTGAAAAATTATCTAAGATAACTTCAATTGTTTTCGATAAAACCGGAACAATTACTGAAACTCAAAATGCAAATGTTGAATTTATAGGTGATAATCTTTCCGAGTTTGAAATAAAATTGGTAAAATCTCTAGTACATAATTCTTCGCATCCGCTTAGCAAGAATATTTTTAGAATTTTTCCTAATGCGGAATTGTTTAAAATTTTTGAATATCAGGAAATTCCCGGACAAGGAATTTCTGCAATAATTGACGGCATAAAAGTTCAGATCGGATCAAAAGTTTACGTCTCAGAGACTAAAGAAAAAGTTGAAAACAATTTAAGCACAAAAGTATTTTTAGCTTTTGACGATATGGTTCGAGGATTCTTTAAAATTTCTAATTCGTATAGAGAAAATCTAAAAGAAGTAATTTCCGCATTACAAAACGATTACAAGTTATCTTTACTTTCGGGAGACAATGATAGCGAAAGAAAATTACTTACCGATTATTTTAACCTCGAAACCGAAATGTTGTTTAAGCAGTCTCCTTTCGATAAATTAAAATGTATAGAAAAAATGCAGGAAAACGGCGAACAAGTTTTAATGATTGGAGACGGATTAAACGATGCAGGCGCACTTAAAAAAAGTAATGTGGGAATTTCGATTGCGGAAAATATCAATAATTTTTCACCCGCCTGCGATGGGATATTGGATTCTCAATCATTTAATAAATTGGATGATTTTATAAAGTTCTCAAAGACGAGTAAAAATATTATTATTATTAGTTTTATAATTTCTTTTTTTTATAATGTAATTGGGTTAAGCTTTGCCGTTCAAGGAAAACTTTCACCCGTTGTTTCAGCAATATTGATGCCTTTAAGTTCCATTTCTGTAGTTGCTTTTGCTACATTAACTACAAATTTAATGGCGAAAAGGAGGAATTTGTTGTAA
- a CDS encoding threonylcarbamoyl-AMP synthase, which translates to MEFYELHPVNPQLRYINKAVEVLKDGGVIIYPTDTVYGLGCDIFNKEAVERIYTIKNETETKLFSFLCSDLKDISKYAKVSDFAYRAMKKLIPGPYTFVLQASKEVPKLLWTKRKTVGIRVPDNNIARTLAHELGNPIISTSATTRKGELIYDPLEIKTIFNNSVDLMLSMGALNGVPSSIIDLSGDTVEIVREGSGDLSFFN; encoded by the coding sequence ATGGAATTTTATGAATTACATCCGGTTAATCCTCAGTTAAGATATATTAACAAAGCTGTAGAAGTTTTAAAAGACGGCGGCGTAATAATATATCCTACTGATACCGTTTATGGTTTAGGCTGCGATATTTTTAATAAAGAAGCAGTTGAAAGGATTTATACAATTAAAAATGAAACAGAAACAAAACTATTCAGTTTTTTATGTTCCGATTTAAAAGATATTTCTAAATATGCCAAGGTTTCTGATTTTGCATACAGAGCGATGAAAAAACTAATTCCCGGTCCTTACACTTTTGTATTGCAGGCTTCTAAAGAAGTTCCGAAATTATTATGGACAAAAAGAAAAACGGTTGGAATTCGTGTACCGGATAATAACATTGCAAGAACTTTGGCTCATGAATTAGGAAATCCAATTATCAGCACAAGCGCAACTACCAGAAAAGGTGAATTAATTTACGATCCTTTAGAAATTAAAACAATTTTTAACAACAGTGTGGATTTAATGCTTTCTATGGGCGCGTTGAACGGAGTCCCATCAAGCATAATAGATTTAAGCGGTGATACAGTTGAAATTGTTAGAGAAGGTTCGGGAGATTTAAGTTTTTTTAATTGA